In a single window of the Mus musculus strain C57BL/6J chromosome 6, GRCm38.p6 C57BL/6J genome:
- the Vmn1r8 gene encoding vomeronasal 1 receptor, C32 yields the protein MSSFKNVLYFQTGLGVLANTVLLFFYVFIILGHRPKPTDLISCQLSFVHIMMVLIGGDILLADIFESLNIGNDFKCKTTFYLFRVMRGLSICITCLLSVFQAVTISPNTSVLAKFKQKVKKYMTHVFLCIWFFNLSFSTNRIFYVGGFTNVSETNQMQVTKSCSLLPMNHITRGLIFTISISRDVFLVGVMLTTSVYMVIFLFRHQRQCKHLHSFSHLRESPEKRATQTIVLLVSFFVVMYWVDFIISFTSDMIWMYDPVILTLQKFMMYAYPTVTPLVQISSDNRIIIMLKNIQSKHHLSFS from the coding sequence ATGTCCTCATTCAAAAATGTTCTTTATTTCCAAACCGGACTTGGAGTCCTAGCCAATACAGTTCTTCTGTTTTTCTATGTTTTCATAATCCTAGGTCACAGACCTAAGCCCACAGACCTGATCTCCTGTCAACTGTCCTTTGTGCACATAATGATGGTTCTCATTGGAGGGGATATTTTGCTTGCAGACATATTTGAGTCACTGAACATTGGGAATGACTTCAAATGCAAGACAACATTCTACTTATTCAGAGTGATGAGAGGCCTCTCTATCTGCatcacctgcctcctgagtgtgttcCAGGCTGTCACTATCAGTCCCAATACCTCTGTGTTggcaaaatttaaacaaaaagtgaaaaaataCATGACCCATGTTTTCTTATGTATTTGGTTTTTCAATTTGTCTTTCAGTACTAACCGGATCTTTTATGTTGGTGGTTTTACGAATGTGAGTGAGACCAACCAGATGCAGGTCACTAAATCCTGCTCACTCTTACCCATGAACCACATCACCAGGGGACTTATTTTTACAATATCAATCTCCAGAGATGTGTTTCTGGTAGGAGTCATGCTGACTACAAGTGTATACATGGTTATTTTCTTGTTCAGGCATCAGAGGCAATGCAAGCATCTTCATAGCTTCAGCCACCTGAGAGAGTCCCCTGAGAAAAGGGCCACGCAGACTATCGTGCTGCTGGTGTCTTTCTTTGTTGTCATGTACTGGGTGGACTTCATCATCTCATTTACCTCAGACATGATATGGATGTATGACCCAGTCATCCTGACTCTTCAGAAGTTTATGATGTATGCCTATCCCACAGTTACCCCTTTGGTACAAATCAGTTCTGATAACAGAATAATAATTATGCTGAAAAATATTCAGTCAAAGCACCATTTGAGTTTTTCTTAA